The genomic segment GCCCTGGTTGCCCCGCACACGGCCAAAATGGTCGATCAAGTAGGGAGTAGGCAGCCGGGTTAGCAATGGTGAAATTTCCACCAGCTCCTCCACGTTGCCCAGATGCACTTCGGCCAACCAGCCGAATTCGGCGATGCGCTTCGCCAGCACCTCGAGATGTTCCGCCCCGGTGCCGCCCGCAACGAAGGTCGTCATCCGCGCACCTCGCATGCCGGCCTCGTCGAGCCGCACCAGCTCCTTGCGCGTGATATCTGGGGCGACCACCGCGACACCACGGAAGTTGCCGCCAAGTTGCGCCAGCGCGTCGAGCGTAGCCGTGTTGTTCGTTCCCTGAACACTCGCATGCACAATGATCCCGCGCTCGAAGCCAAGCACTTCCAACAGGCGCAAGTAATCTGGGATCAGTGCGTCCGGTGGCGTATAGCTGCGGTTTTCGGCATAGGGGTATTTCGAGGCGGGCCCAAAGATATGCGCGTGGGTGTCGCAGGCGCCGAGTGGGGCCTGCAAGCGTGGCGTCCTCGGATTTGGGTCGGGGCCTTGGCAAGTCGGTGTGGTCATGGATTGCCTTCCAGTTTCTGGTGGTTCGTCGTCGGCAGAGTGTGCGAGATTAACAAAGCAACGCCGGCAGCTCCCCCGGCGCAAAATGGGGTGCTGAGAAGATGCGCGGCGGCCAGAGAAAGCCGGCATGGGCTGCGGCGACGATGTATGTCGCGACCTGCCCGAGCCAGGCCTCCATCCGGTAGAAGGCCGGGGCGGCGACCGGCAGTCGCCATTGGAACCCCATCAGCAGCACCGCCGGTCAGAACCCTCTTCCCATGGCGACATCGGGGGGCTCCGCGATCCGCCCTTAAATTGCGAGCGGGTCGACTTCGCGTAGCGCGAACACACACATCACCAGTGGCACCATATTCAGCCCATCAAGACGGTAATCTTCGCCGAAGGTATTGCGGGTTCGCTGGCAAGCGGCCCCTTCACAGGCTTCGCCCCACTCAGATAGCTGATCATCACGGTGCCCACCAGCACCCAATTCACCATGGCCAGGTGTCAACCTATCCTGCCTTCTTGCGGCGGACAGGCCATCTTCGTCTTACCCTGCAGCCCGGATGTGAGGGGCCGCCCGGCAACAACCAAATCGGCGGCAGCAGCAGCCTTTGCCCCTAGCCGGCCGAGCCTCGGCAGCGGATCGTTTACCCCGGCAAGGCGCAGCGCCTGCCAGATCACAACCTGGTTGCTGGTCACCACCGGCCGGCCGAGTATCTTTTCCATTTCCTCCAACGCCTCAATCGCGCGGATATTGGCGCAGCTCAGGAAGTAAACATCTGTCCTGTCGTCCTTCTCCTCGGCCATAACTTGGAGCCAGTCGGCTGCCGGCATGGCGCAGTAGGCGTCGGACCCGCTGAGCCCCAGATTACGTTCGCCCACGATTTCAAGACCAGCCTCCTCGAGAAACTCGAGGTCACGCTCGTGCGACGGCCGCGTATAGGGTGAGACGAAAACGATCCGCTTTGCCGCCAAAGCCTCGAACGCCGCCATAGTGGCCGATGCGGTAGTCATTGCCTGTCCGCCCGTGGCGTTCTTGATTGCGGCGACGATATGCCTTTCACCAGTCATGCCCTCCGCCATGGAGTTGGCAGTGCAGTGGAAGACTATAGGGTCGCATCGAGCGTCCGCGAGCATCGCGGCCGCCTCAACGATTTTGGGCCGCAGTTCATCGAACCTCATGAAATGCGGTCCGGTCATACGCACTCGTGTTGCATGCGGCACCACACCATCAGGCGAGTACTCGTAGGCATGAGGCTCCGCCATGCGGTTCGACGACGGGATAATCAGGCCATACCGGGCACGAATCGTGGTGGATGGAACGCTCAAGACACGGCTCCCTCCCTTGCGCCGATCCTTCAATGTTAAGTTTAGTTTGGTCTAATGTCAGCACGTGCAGATTGGATGGGGTTGTCAACCCCTCGAGCGACCGGCTCCGTCCAATTCCGTTTGCCCTCGATACGCAGGCGATGCTAGGTTTTTTTGGCCATATTGCAAACAAGAAACGCACGGTTGCGCGACGGCCTTTGCGGGCGGCACAGTGAGGCCTGCGGTGGGAGGAAACCGGAAGTTGGTTCACTGGGACAGCGAATACGACGTTGTGGTCGTGGGCTCCGGTGGGGCCGGGCTTGCGGCCGCACTTTCCGCTTCCGAGGCTGGCCTGAAGCCTGTGGTGCTGGAGAAGGGGGAGCGCCTGGGCGGCAGCACCTGCTACTCTTACGGCTTGGTTTGGTTCGGCACCAACCACTTGGCCGAGGCGGCCGGCATCCCCGACAGTCGTGACGACGTCATCCGCTACATGCGGTTTCTGAGCGGCGGCTACCAGGTCGAGGAGCGCATGTTGGCGCTTGTCGACCGCGGACCCGACGTCCTTGCCTTATACAGTCGCTGCGGCCTGCGCTTTCGCCTGTCGCGGGTCAAGGACGTCTACTACGGCTCGGTCCCCGGCGCCGTCGCCACCGGACGATCGGTGGAGCACGACCTGATCTCGGGACACGAACTCGGCGATTGGCGCGAATGCATCCTGCTGCCGCCCGTCATTCCGTACACTCTCCTGATGGACGAGATGCTCGCCTGGGGCGGGTTGAACAACATGGGCAACTGGGACCAGGCCCTGATGGAGGAGCGTCTCCGAAAGGATATCCGTGGTCTCGGGGTCGCCCTGGTTACCGGCTTCGTCAAGGCGTTGCTCGATCGTGGAGTCACGCTGCGGACGGATGCGGCGGTCGACCGGCTGGTCATGGACAATGGCCGCGTGACCGGCGTGGCGCTGGCAGGCGGCGAGCGCATCGCCGGCCACTTGGGCACTGTCATCGCCACCGGCGGTTATGAATCGAATGACGACCTCGTTGCCAACTACGAGGGGCTGCCGCGCTGGTATTCCCAGTTCCCCGAAACATTGACCGGAGACGGGCTGGTCATGGCCGCAGAGCAGGGTGCTTCCGTCCACCGCATCCACCAGACCTTCCGGCTGCACCTTGGGTTCTGCGTGCCTTCGGAGCAGCCGGACAGAAAGCCTGAATTCCGCCTGGCCAGCATCGTAGAGCTGTGCAGCCCGCACACCGTGGTCGTCAACCGCTTCGGCAGTCGCTTCGCCAACGAGGCCTATTTCCAGTCGGTGGCGGCCGCGGTTCGCCACTACGACGGTGTAGCCCACTCCTACACAAACCTGCCGGCCTACCTGATCTTCGATCAGCAGTTTGTGGACAAGTTCTCCTTCGCTGGACTTCCGGCCCGAACTGCGCTCCCGGAGTGGGTGGCGCGTGCCGACAGCGTGGAGGAGCTGGCCCGGATGCTGGACGTCGACCCGGGCGGCCTGGGAGCGACGGTGGAGCGCTTCAACGGCTTCGTCGCCGCTGGCGCTGATGCCGATTTCGGCCGCGGCACCGAGGGGTGGCGGCTCGACGAGACGGAGCCGCGCAGTGCCGAGCAGCGGCTCGGCACTCTCGCCGCACCGCCGTTTTACGGCGTCGAGCTGCGCCCGAGTTCGCCTGCCTCCGCAGGGCTGGAGACCGACATCCACGGCCGCGTCCTGCACCTGCGTCGAAACGTCATCCCCGGACTCTATGCCAGCGGCAACGCATCGTCCCACACCGAGATGGGCGTAGGCTATCAGTCCGGGCTCGGGCTCGCCGCAGCCTTCACCTTTAGTCACCTGGCGGTTCAGCACATGGCTCAGGCCAGGGTACAGGCGGCGGAATAGCCGCTCCAACGCAAGAAGTCACGGGAGGAAGATTATGGGTTTTCTGAACAGGTTCACGCGACGGTCGGCGGGGCTGCTGGCCGCCCTTTGGCTGGGCGGTGCGGCGGCGATCGGCATGCTGGCGACGACGCCTTCGGCCTCGGCGCAGGAGGTCTACGCGGGCGAGACCCTCACTCTCGTGGTGCCCTTCCCGGCAGGCGGCACCTTCGACGGGCTGGCCCGCATCGTCGCCCAGAATCTGCCCCGGTTCATCCCGGGCGAGCCGACCATCATCGTCAATAACCAACCGGGCGGAGGCGGCATCATCGGCACTCGGGCGGTCTTTAACGCCAAGTCGGACGGGCTGACCCTCATCCACCGGCCGTCGATGGGCATTCTCCAGGGCGCACTGAACCAAGCCGAGGGCGTGGACTACGCGAAATTCGACTGGCTCGGCGCGGTGGCCGGTGCTTCCTATGTGGTGATTGTCAGGTCGGACTTGGTCGACAAGGGCGTCGAGGCGCTTGCGGCGGATCGGACGCCGATCAAGCTGGGCGTGAACGCCCCCGGCGGCCTGATTTACGAGACCACCAAGATGCTGGCAAAGATGGGGGCCCTGAACGTCCAGATCGTGGCCGGCTATCAGGGCGGCAATCCGATCTTTCTTGCCATTCGCCAGGGCGAGATCGACGGGCTCGTCGGCAGCTCCGAAATCCTGCTCGCCCAGTCGCTGATGAACGAGATGTACAGAGGCGGGTCTATCAAGATGCTCATGAATTTTGGTGGATCGCCGGCGCCAGCGGAACTGCGTGAGACGGTGGCTGCACTGCCCAAGCTGCGCGATAGCCTCACCGACCCGGTTGACATCGCGGCCATCGACGCAGTCAACGGCGTCATCGAGATCTCCCGTGTCTTCGCGGCGGCGCCGAACACTCCGCCCGAGCGGCTCGCCGCCCTGCGTAAGGCATTCTCCGCGCTTCTGGAGGATCCGCAGTTCATCGATGAGGTTACCAAGGCCGGCTTCCAGCCGGCGCCCGTCGGACCCGAGCAGACCGAGGCGATTGTGAAGTCGGTGGCTGAGCTGCCGGACAACGTGAAGGAGCGGCTAAAGGCGCTGCTGGAATAGGCTCACGTTGCAAGGCAACTGCTGCCAGCGACCATGAACTGGGATGCCGCCGGGCAGGGTCTGGCCGCCACCTTCACGCCGAACGTGTTCGGCGGCATCGCCGTGGGTCTCCTCATCGGCCTGGTATTCGGGGCGGTGCCCGGGCTCCACGGCGTCCTGGCCATCGTGCTGGTGCTGCCATTCGTCTGGGGAATGGATCCGTTCGTGGCCTTCGCCATCCTGCTGTCGCTGACTGCGGCTGTGCAGACGTCAAACACCTTCCCGGCCTTCTACTTCAACGTGCCGGGCAGCCCGTCAGCGGCCGCGACCGTGATCGACGGCTACCCGATGGCAAAAAATGGCGAGGCCGCCAAGGGACTGGTGGCCTCGTTCTGCGCCTCGGCCGTCGGTGGCGTGGTGGCCGCCGCGATCCTGTTCCTGCTGCTGCCACTGCTGCGGCCCCTCGCCTTGGCGGTGGCCACGCCAGAGCGGCTGATGCTGGTGGTGCTGGGCCTGTTCTCGGTCAGCGCCCTGAGCGGACGCCAGATTGTCAAGGGGCTGCTGACCTGCCTGTTCGGGCTTCTGATCGGGACCGTCGGGCAGGACCCGCAGTACGGCCACTACCGCTACACCTTCGGCAGTGCGTTCCTGTACGACGGCATCAATCTCGTCCCGCTGGTTATGGGCCTGTTCGCCCTGCCCGAGGTCATCAGCCTGGCAGCGCGCGGCCAGATCGCAAGCGATGGCATGATCCGAGTGGGTCACGGCCTGCGCGACGGCGTACGGGCGGTAATTCGACACAAGTGGCTCATGCTGGCCTGCGGGGCGATCGGAACGACGATCGGCGCGCTGCCAGGCCTGGGCGGTACGGCTGCGGCCTTCTACGCCTACGCCTTCGCAGTCAGCTCCACACGGCGCGACGACCGTGACGGCTTCGGCCACGGCGACGTGCGCGGCGTCATCGCGCCGGAAAGCGCCAACAACGCGTCTGCCGTCGGTGAGCTGGTGCCCCTGCTAGCCTTCGGGATTCCCGGCGGCGCGACGACCGCTGTGCTGCTCTCTGCCTTCCTGATCCTCGGCATCACCCCGGGCGGGCCGATGTTCGGCGAACACCTGCCGCTCACCTACGCAATGGTCTTCATCATGGTGATCGCCAACATCGTGGCTACTGTCGTGTGTATCGCCGTGACCGGCCGCACCGCTCCCATCACCGCGCTGCGTTGCGACCTGCTGATTCCAGTGATCATGTTCTTCGTCCTGTTCGGCGCCTACGCCGGGCTGCCCGATATCGGCTCGCTGGCCGTCACGCTGGTGTTCGGCGTGCTCGGCTATCTCATGACGAGCGGCGAGTGGCCGCGGGTGCCGCTTCTAGTCGGCTTCATCCTGGGTCCGCTGGTGGAGAACAACCTGTTCATCGCGCTGGCGAGCTACGGCCCAGGTTTCCTATTGCGTCCCGTTCCGCTGGTGGTGATCGCGGTCATCGTCGTGGTGTTCGCGGCCGGGCTTGTCCGTCGGTTGCGGCGATGAGGAGCAAGGACACACTCGATGGGGCACTCGTCGCCTGCTGTGCCCTCGTCTTCGGCGGCGGCCTCTTGATGACCCTGGGTTGGCCGGCCACGGCAGCTCTGTTCCCCCGCCTCATCTGCGGCTTGGGCCTCGCGGTGTCCCTCCTTGCCGGTGTCGGCCTACTGTGGCGCGTAGGCGCGAAGGGCGACAGTAGCCCTGAAGAGAGCAACGGCCACCGGCAGCTGGCCGTGGTCGGATGGGTAGTGGGATTTTTCTTGGCGGTATGGATGCTCGGCTTCCAGGTCGGGTTGCCACTTGCCGTCGCGCTGTACTACGTGGCGGTTGCGCGGATCGCGCCGTGGGCCGCCCTTGTCCTCGCTGCCGCCGCGGCCAGCTTCATCTGGTTGGCGCAAGGAATGCTGCATTTGCCGATGTATGCGGGCCTGCTTCTGGGCGGGTAAGCGGCGGCTTCCTCATCCGCCATCCACGATTTGTCCAACCCGGAGAACTGTTACAAGGCGTTCCGTATCGTGCCGTTGTCCGCGTTCGACAAGCTCCGGCAGGGCAAGGTCATAGGCATTGTCACGTTGACTGGCTGGCTTGAGGCGCTGGGTGTGAAACAGCGCCGAAGCGGGACCCCGCCGGCCTTCAGGTCAAGTCATTGAAATTACGGCAATATTGGAAAGAAACAGGAGGGCTCCGTCGGCGCCGATCAGGACCCCTCTGCTTTCGTCGCTTTTCTCAGATGTTCAATGGCTCAGATGCGATTGGCGCGGGGGTCACGCTTTCGCGCTGATCCACACTCAGTCATCGGTGCATAGGTTGACCAGCCGCAGATACTCTGCCTCGCCATTTCACGCGCCAGGGGAAGCAAGCGTTGGAATGTTCGTTCGTCGGTGAAGCGCTACGCACCCCCTTATCGGATCGCTATGACGTGATCATTGCGGGCGGAGGTGCAGCGGGCCTGATTGCGGCCGTGGCGGCGGCGCGCGGCGGAGCGCACACGCTTCTTCTCGAACGGCAGGGATGCCTCGGCGGTGTCGCAACGTCGGGCTATGTCGCGCAGTTCGTCGGCTTCTTTAATCACGACCTTCAGGCCGTCTGGGGCTTGCCTTATGAGTTTCTCCAACGGATCGAGGCAGCCGGAGGGAGCGACGGTTTCGCCAAATACACCATGGCCGAAGCGTCGGCCTCGCCGGTCACCATCTACAACTTCCCGTTCAATCCGGAAATCGTGAAGATTGTCGCCGACGAGTTTGTCGAAGAAGCCGGCGTCGATACTCTGCTTCACTGCCAGGTCGTCGAGGTCATCAAACAGGACGGCCGTGTCACCGGCGTCATCGTGGAGACCGTCGACGGCCGATGTGCTTTCGGCGCCGATGTCGTGGTCGATGCGACAGGCGACGCCACCGTCGCGCACCGGGCCGGCATGCCCATGCAAACCGACAACGCCACGGTCGACCAACGCCAGCCCACCTCGCTGGTCTTCCGGCTGTCAAACGTCGACGTGAAGCGTTTCCGCGCCATTCCGCGTGCAGAGAAAAGAGCGCTCGTCCTTGCCGGATTGGAAAGGGGCGAGCTGTTCTGGGAGAGTCTGTCATTCATGAGCACGCCGGGCGGCTACGACGCCATATGTCTCATGAGCCGTATTCGAGCTTGTAAAGGAATCGCATTTTCGATTGGCGTGTGAGGAGAGTTGTGATTCCGTCTCTATGGAGGTGGGCTCATGACTGAGGCACGGGTTATTCGGGCGGATCGGGCGCAACTGCGCTGGGAGATGATTGATTTGGAGGCGCTGTTGGCGCCGGACCACCGGGCGCGGGTGGTGTGGGGTTTCGTGGAGACGCTGGATCTTGAGGAACTGTACGAGGGGATCGGCTCGGGTGAAGGGGCGGCGGGTCGGCCGGCGGCGGACCCGGCGGTGCTGATGGGGCTGTGGCTGTATGCGACGATTGAAGGGATCGGCTCGGCGCGGGAGCTGGCGCGGTTGGTGGAGCGCGATGTGGCCTACCGCTGGCTGGCGGGCGGGGTGCCGGTGAACCATCACGGTCTGGCGGACTTCCGGGTTTTGCACGGTTCGGTTCTCGACCGGCTGTTGAGCGAGAACGTGACGGCCTTGATTGCGGAGGGGTTGGTTGCGCTCGACGAGATTGCGCTGGATGGCACCAAGGTGCGGGCGAGCGCAGGGCGCGGCTCTTATGCGACCCGCAGGAAGCTGACCCGGATCGAGGAAGCCGTGGAGCGCCGGGTGGCGGCGCTGAAGCAGGAGCTTGAGAGCGACCCCGAAACCTCGACGCGGCGCAAGCGGGCCGCCCGCGAGCGTGCCGCGCGTGAGACCCGGGAGCGGGCCGCCAGGGCGCGCGCGGCGTTGGCGCGGCTGCAGACGGAGAAGGAGCGTCGCAAGAAGACGCATCCCAAGGACGAGGGGAAGAAGAAGGTCGAGGCCGAGGTCTCGATGACGGACCCTGAGGCGCGGCGTATGCGCTTTGCCGATGGAGCGGTGCGGGGGGGGGGGGGTACAACATCCAGATCGCGGCGCATCCGGAGAGCATGATCGTGGTGAGTGTGGCCGCCACCGATCGGCGCAACGACAGCGCGCTTGCGGTTCCGATGGTGGACGACATGACGCGGCGCTACGGCCGCACGCCTGGGCGTCTTCTGATCGACACCAACTACGCCACGCGCGACGATCTGGTGAGGTTGGCGGCCCATGAGAAGGGCGCGGTCGAGGTCTATGCACCGCCGCCCCCGGAGCGCGACA from the Hyphomicrobiales bacterium genome contains:
- a CDS encoding amidohydrolase family protein, producing MQAPLGACDTHAHIFGPASKYPYAENRSYTPPDALIPDYLRLLEVLGFERGIIVHASVQGTNNTATLDALAQLGGNFRGVAVVAPDITRKELVRLDEAGMRGARMTTFVAGGTGAEHLEVLAKRIAEFGWLAEVHLGNVEELVEISPLLTRLPTPYLIDHFGRVRGNQGVDNPGFQALLRLLSEDDKCWVKLCSFYRLSSSGPPDYADMAPMARALVETRPDRLVWGSNWPHPAVEGPMPNDGDLLDLMLDWAPDEAVRNRILAENPARLFGFS
- a CDS encoding FAD-dependent oxidoreductase, producing the protein MVHWDSEYDVVVVGSGGAGLAAALSASEAGLKPVVLEKGERLGGSTCYSYGLVWFGTNHLAEAAGIPDSRDDVIRYMRFLSGGYQVEERMLALVDRGPDVLALYSRCGLRFRLSRVKDVYYGSVPGAVATGRSVEHDLISGHELGDWRECILLPPVIPYTLLMDEMLAWGGLNNMGNWDQALMEERLRKDIRGLGVALVTGFVKALLDRGVTLRTDAAVDRLVMDNGRVTGVALAGGERIAGHLGTVIATGGYESNDDLVANYEGLPRWYSQFPETLTGDGLVMAAEQGASVHRIHQTFRLHLGFCVPSEQPDRKPEFRLASIVELCSPHTVVVNRFGSRFANEAYFQSVAAAVRHYDGVAHSYTNLPAYLIFDQQFVDKFSFAGLPARTALPEWVARADSVEELARMLDVDPGGLGATVERFNGFVAAGADADFGRGTEGWRLDETEPRSAEQRLGTLAAPPFYGVELRPSSPASAGLETDIHGRVLHLRRNVIPGLYASGNASSHTEMGVGYQSGLGLAAAFTFSHLAVQHMAQARVQAAE
- a CDS encoding tripartite tricarboxylate transporter substrate-binding protein; this encodes MGFLNRFTRRSAGLLAALWLGGAAAIGMLATTPSASAQEVYAGETLTLVVPFPAGGTFDGLARIVAQNLPRFIPGEPTIIVNNQPGGGGIIGTRAVFNAKSDGLTLIHRPSMGILQGALNQAEGVDYAKFDWLGAVAGASYVVIVRSDLVDKGVEALAADRTPIKLGVNAPGGLIYETTKMLAKMGALNVQIVAGYQGGNPIFLAIRQGEIDGLVGSSEILLAQSLMNEMYRGGSIKMLMNFGGSPAPAELRETVAALPKLRDSLTDPVDIAAIDAVNGVIEISRVFAAAPNTPPERLAALRKAFSALLEDPQFIDEVTKAGFQPAPVGPEQTEAIVKSVAELPDNVKERLKALLE
- a CDS encoding tripartite tricarboxylate transporter permease, with the translated sequence MNWDAAGQGLAATFTPNVFGGIAVGLLIGLVFGAVPGLHGVLAIVLVLPFVWGMDPFVAFAILLSLTAAVQTSNTFPAFYFNVPGSPSAAATVIDGYPMAKNGEAAKGLVASFCASAVGGVVAAAILFLLLPLLRPLALAVATPERLMLVVLGLFSVSALSGRQIVKGLLTCLFGLLIGTVGQDPQYGHYRYTFGSAFLYDGINLVPLVMGLFALPEVISLAARGQIASDGMIRVGHGLRDGVRAVIRHKWLMLACGAIGTTIGALPGLGGTAAAFYAYAFAVSSTRRDDRDGFGHGDVRGVIAPESANNASAVGELVPLLAFGIPGGATTAVLLSAFLILGITPGGPMFGEHLPLTYAMVFIMVIANIVATVVCIAVTGRTAPITALRCDLLIPVIMFFVLFGAYAGLPDIGSLAVTLVFGVLGYLMTSGEWPRVPLLVGFILGPLVENNLFIALASYGPGFLLRPVPLVVIAVIVVVFAAGLVRRLRR
- a CDS encoding FAD-dependent oxidoreductase translates to MECSFVGEALRTPLSDRYDVIIAGGGAAGLIAAVAAARGGAHTLLLERQGCLGGVATSGYVAQFVGFFNHDLQAVWGLPYEFLQRIEAAGGSDGFAKYTMAEASASPVTIYNFPFNPEIVKIVADEFVEEAGVDTLLHCQVVEVIKQDGRVTGVIVETVDGRCAFGADVVVDATGDATVAHRAGMPMQTDNATVDQRQPTSLVFRLSNVDVKRFRAIPRAEKRALVLAGLERGELFWESLSFMSTPGGYDAICLMSRIRACKGIAFSIGV